The Prochlorothrix hollandica PCC 9006 = CALU 1027 genome includes a region encoding these proteins:
- a CDS encoding NAD(P)/FAD-dependent oxidoreductase, with amino-acid sequence MLRLSELKLPLDHPDTALPQAISQRLQIAAQDLTRYTIFKRSYDARKKGNIMLVYGVDVVTPQEKALLKRFKKDPHITPTPNTEYHTVATAAPGEQRRPVIIGTGPCGMFAGLLLAQMGFRPILLERGKAVRDRSVDTFGFWLKKRLNPESNAQFGEGGAGTFSDGKLYSQVSDPKHYGRKVLTELVNAGASPEILYINKPHIGTYRLVKIVQNLRATIEALGGEIRFQSRVTDVDIHQGQVRGVTLDQGDYIASDRVILAIGHSARDTFEMLADRGVYIEAKPFSIGFRIEHPQSLIDVCRFGDQAGHPRLGAADYKLVHHCQNGRSVYSFCMCPGGKVVAAASEPGRLVTNGMSEYARNESNANSAIVVGITPDDYPGGPLAGIALQRRLEAAAFALGGGTYDAPGQLVGDFLADRPSTALGTVSPSYKPGVTLGSLRSSLPDYAIEAIAEAIPAFDRKIHGFAQSDALLTGVETRTSSPIRIKRDETYQSLNTMGLYPAGEGAGYAGGILSAGIDGIRVAEAVALSLVP; translated from the coding sequence ATGTTACGCCTCAGTGAACTGAAACTGCCCCTAGATCACCCGGACACAGCCCTGCCCCAAGCCATCAGTCAACGACTGCAGATTGCAGCCCAGGACTTAACGCGCTACACCATTTTCAAGCGCAGTTATGATGCCCGCAAAAAGGGCAATATTATGCTGGTCTATGGGGTTGATGTGGTCACGCCCCAGGAAAAAGCCCTGCTAAAGCGGTTTAAAAAAGACCCCCACATTACCCCCACCCCCAACACGGAATACCACACCGTAGCCACAGCAGCGCCGGGGGAACAGCGGCGACCGGTGATCATTGGGACGGGACCCTGTGGGATGTTTGCGGGGCTGTTGTTGGCCCAAATGGGGTTTCGACCCATTCTCTTGGAGCGGGGCAAAGCCGTGCGCGATCGCAGCGTGGATACCTTTGGCTTTTGGCTCAAGAAACGCCTCAACCCCGAATCCAATGCCCAGTTTGGGGAAGGGGGAGCGGGCACCTTTTCCGATGGCAAACTCTATAGCCAAGTCAGCGATCCCAAACACTACGGACGTAAAGTGCTAACGGAGCTAGTCAATGCGGGGGCTTCCCCGGAAATTCTCTACATTAACAAGCCCCACATCGGCACCTATCGCCTGGTGAAGATTGTCCAAAATCTGCGGGCCACGATCGAAGCCCTAGGGGGCGAAATTCGCTTTCAAAGTCGGGTGACTGATGTGGATATCCACCAGGGCCAGGTGCGGGGTGTGACCTTGGATCAGGGGGATTATATTGCCAGCGATCGCGTCATCCTGGCCATTGGTCACAGTGCCCGCGACACTTTTGAAATGTTGGCCGATCGGGGGGTTTACATTGAAGCCAAACCCTTTTCCATTGGCTTTCGCATTGAGCATCCCCAATCCCTCATTGATGTCTGTCGCTTTGGGGATCAGGCCGGTCATCCCCGGCTGGGGGCAGCGGATTATAAGTTAGTCCACCACTGCCAAAACGGTCGATCGGTCTACAGTTTCTGCATGTGTCCGGGGGGCAAAGTGGTGGCCGCCGCCTCCGAGCCGGGGCGCTTGGTGACCAATGGCATGAGCGAATATGCCCGCAATGAGTCCAACGCCAACAGCGCGATCGTGGTGGGCATTACCCCCGACGACTACCCCGGTGGACCCTTGGCGGGGATTGCCTTGCAGCGCCGCCTCGAAGCCGCCGCCTTTGCCCTGGGGGGAGGCACCTATGATGCGCCGGGGCAGTTGGTGGGGGATTTCCTGGCCGATCGCCCCTCCACCGCCCTGGGCACGGTGTCCCCCTCCTATAAACCAGGGGTGACCTTGGGCAGTTTGCGCTCCAGTTTGCCCGACTACGCCATCGAAGCCATTGCCGAAGCCATCCCCGCCTTCGATCGCAAAATCCACGGCTTTGCCCAATCCGATGCCCTCTTAACGGGCGTTGAAACCCGCACCTCTTCACCCATTCGCATTAAGCGGGATGAAACCTACCAAAGCCTCAACACCATGGGTCTCTATCCGGCGGGGGAAGGGGCGGGCTATGCCGGGGGCATTCTCTCCGCTGGCATTGATGGGATCCGGGTGGCGGAAGCGGTGGCCCTCAGTTTGGTGCCTTAG
- a CDS encoding glycosyltransferase family 2 protein has translation MVNIPTKIPVSVLIPAKNEEKNLPACLNSVACADEIFMVDSHSDDRSVAIAQDYGAQVVQFAFNGHWPKKKNWALENLPFRNPWVLIVDCDERITPELWQDIDRAIQSPDYSGYYLNRRVFFLGRWIRHGGRYPDWNLRLFRHAQGRYENLDTSDTPNTGDNEVHEHVILDGKVGYLKHDMLHEDFRDIFQWLARHNRYSNWEARVYYNVLRGQGNRGTIGAKLLGDAVQRKRFLKRIWVRLPFKPLLRFVVIYILQLGFLDGRAGFIYACLMSQYEYNIGVKLYELRRFGGTLNTKATVAANLKQRDTQELF, from the coding sequence ATGGTCAATATTCCGACTAAGATTCCGGTTTCAGTGCTGATTCCAGCCAAGAACGAAGAAAAAAACCTACCGGCCTGTTTAAACAGTGTGGCCTGTGCCGATGAAATCTTTATGGTGGATTCCCACAGCGACGATCGCTCCGTGGCCATTGCCCAAGACTACGGTGCCCAGGTGGTGCAATTTGCGTTTAATGGCCATTGGCCCAAAAAGAAGAATTGGGCGCTGGAAAACCTACCCTTTCGCAATCCTTGGGTCTTAATCGTCGATTGCGATGAACGCATCACCCCGGAACTGTGGCAGGACATCGATCGGGCCATCCAAAGCCCAGACTACAGCGGCTACTATCTCAATCGGCGGGTCTTTTTCCTAGGCCGCTGGATTCGCCATGGGGGTCGCTACCCCGACTGGAACCTGCGCCTGTTTCGCCATGCCCAGGGTCGCTATGAAAATCTGGACACCTCCGACACCCCCAACACGGGGGACAATGAAGTTCATGAACATGTGATTTTAGACGGAAAGGTGGGCTATCTCAAGCATGATATGCTCCACGAGGATTTCCGGGATATTTTCCAGTGGTTAGCCCGCCATAATCGCTATTCCAACTGGGAAGCACGGGTTTATTACAATGTGCTGCGGGGTCAGGGCAATCGGGGCACGATCGGGGCCAAACTGCTGGGGGATGCGGTACAACGCAAACGTTTCCTCAAGCGCATTTGGGTTCGCTTACCCTTCAAACCCCTACTGCGGTTTGTGGTGATTTATATTCTGCAACTGGGCTTTTTAGATGGCCGCGCCGGGTTTATTTATGCCTGTTTGATGAGCCAATATGAATATAATATCGGGGTCAAGCTCTATGAATTACGCCGCTTCGGGGGAACCCTCAACACCAAGGCTACGGTAGCAGCTAATCTCAAACAGCGGGACACCCAAGAGTTGTTTTAA